Proteins encoded together in one Larus michahellis chromosome 4, bLarMic1.1, whole genome shotgun sequence window:
- the MVD gene encoding diphosphomevalonate decarboxylase, with protein sequence MAEERALAMVTCTAPVNIAVIKYWGKRDNDLILPINSSLSVTLHQDQLKTTTTAAASRDFAEDRLWLNGEEADVGHPRLQACLREVRRLARKRRGGSAEDVAPLNLSYKIHIATENNFPTAAGLASSAAGYACLVSALARLYGVEGELSEVARRGSGSACRSMLGGFVQWQRGERPDGRDSLAQQVAPETHWPELRVLVLVVSGEKKQVGSTAGMQTSVDTSPLLKHRAEAVVPERLALMMRHIRERDFEGFGQLTMKDSNQFHATCLDTFPPIFYLNDFSRQIIALAHRFNAHHGRTKVAYTFDAGPNAVIFTLADTVAEFVEVVRRSFPPATNGDQFVRGLPVDSASLPEELLTAVVTEPVPGAVRYILHTKPGPGPQLLDDPSQHLLGADGLPRRCT encoded by the exons atGGCGGAGGAGCGGGCGCTCGCCATGGTCACCTGCACGGCCCCCGTCAACATCGCCGTCATCAAGTACT GGGGCAAGCGGGACAATGACCTGATCCTGCCCATCAACTCCTCCCTGAGCGTGACGCTGCACCAGGACCAG CTGAAGACCACCACCACGGCCGCCGCCAGCCGGGACTTCGCAGAGGACCGTCTGTGGCTGAACGGGGAGGAGGCCGACGTGGGGCACCCCCGGCTGCAGGCCTGCCTGCGGGAGG TGAGGCGCCTGGCCCGCAAGCGCCGGGGTGGCAGCGCCGAGGATGTGGCCCCGCTCAACCTCTCCTACAAAATCCACATCGCCACCGAGAACAACTTCCCCACCGCCGCCGGCTTGGCGTCCTCCGCTGCCGGCTACGCCTGCCTGG TGTCGGCGCTGGCGCGGCTGTACGGCGTGGAGGGCGAGCTGTCGGAGGTGGCCCGGCGCGGCTCGGGCAGCGCCTGCCGCAGCATGTTGGGGGGCTTCGTGCAGTGGCAGCGGGGCGAGCGGCCGGACGGCAGGGACAGCCTCGCCCAACAAGTGGCCCCCGAGACACACTGGCCGGAGCTCAGGGTCCTCGTCCTGGTG gtcaGCGGGGAGAAGAAGCAGGTGGGCAGCACGGCGGGGATGCAGACGAGTGTGGACACCAGCCCCTTGCTGAAG CACCGGGCGGAGGCGGTGGTGCCGGAACGCCTGGCCCTGATGATGCGGCACATCCGTGAGCGGGACTTCGAGGGCTTCGGGCAGCTCACCATGAAGGACAGCAACCAGTTCCATGCCACCTGCCTCGACACCTTCCCCCCCATCTTCTACCTCAATGACTTTTCGCGGCAAATCATCGCCCTGGCACACCGCTTCAATGCCCACCACGGACGCACCAAG GTAGCCTACACCTTCGACGCCGGCCCCAACGCCGTCATCTTCACGCTGGCCGACACCGTGGCCGAGTTTGTGGAGGTGGTGAGACGcagcttcccccccgccaccaacGGCGACCA GTTCGTGAGGGGGTTGCCCGTCGACTCGGCCTCGCTGCCGGAGGAGCTGCTCACAGCCGTGGTGACGGAGCCAGTGCCGGGGGCTGTCCGGTACATCCTGCACACCAag cccggcccTGGTCCCCAGCTCCTGGATGACCCCAGCCAGCATCTCCTGGGAGCAGACGGGCTGCCCCGACGCTGCACCTGA